In a genomic window of Spirosoma agri:
- a CDS encoding TldD/PmbA family protein, producing the protein MNRRDFNQLLGMGAAGIMMPALPAFSRTIAPEALLEPGLDVAVKKRLADAALNAAKAKGATYADVRIGRYLNQFVLTRENKVQGIINSESFGVGVRVIANGCWGFASVGDARDESVVAKAAETAVAIAKANARLLTEPVQLAPQKGFGEVSWKAPIKKNAFEVPIKEKVDLLLSCNAAAMQNGANFVNNVLFQVNEQKYFASTDGTYADQDIHRIGPSFTVTAVDPQNGRFATRNSLSAPMGMGYEYLQVNPSDKLSGITTRYNKGYDMLEDITAAAKQAKEKLSAKSVEAGKYDLVLDPSHLWLTIHESVGHPLELDRVLGYEANYAGTSFVTLDKWKTKSFNYGSKEVNLVADKTQVGSLGAVGWDDEGVKTKKWDLVKDGILVNYQAIRDQVHILGEKESQGCCYADNWSSVQFQRMANVSLEAGKTPLSVANMIKDVKKGVYIIGDGSFSIDQQRYNFQFGGQLFYEIKNGEIVGMLKDVSYQANTKEFWNSCAAVCDESDYRLGGAFNDGKGQPSQSSAVSHGSATARFNGVNVINTARKIG; encoded by the coding sequence ATGAATCGTCGAGATTTTAATCAACTGTTAGGTATGGGAGCCGCTGGCATTATGATGCCCGCCCTGCCCGCCTTTTCGCGCACGATCGCACCCGAAGCGCTGCTGGAACCTGGCCTGGATGTGGCCGTAAAAAAACGGCTGGCCGATGCCGCGCTGAATGCCGCCAAAGCGAAAGGGGCAACCTATGCCGACGTACGCATTGGCCGTTACCTGAATCAGTTCGTCCTCACGCGCGAAAACAAAGTGCAGGGAATCATCAATTCCGAATCGTTCGGGGTGGGCGTTCGGGTGATCGCCAACGGTTGCTGGGGGTTTGCGTCGGTCGGCGATGCCCGCGATGAATCCGTGGTTGCCAAAGCCGCCGAAACCGCCGTTGCCATTGCCAAAGCGAACGCCCGTCTCCTGACGGAACCCGTACAGCTAGCCCCGCAGAAGGGCTTCGGCGAAGTAAGCTGGAAAGCGCCCATCAAGAAGAATGCCTTCGAAGTACCCATCAAGGAGAAAGTCGATCTGCTGCTGTCATGCAACGCTGCGGCCATGCAGAACGGCGCTAACTTCGTGAACAACGTACTGTTCCAGGTCAACGAGCAGAAGTATTTTGCCTCGACCGATGGCACCTATGCCGACCAGGATATTCACCGGATCGGGCCGAGCTTTACCGTGACCGCCGTTGATCCGCAGAACGGTCGGTTTGCCACCCGCAATTCGCTGAGTGCGCCGATGGGGATGGGGTACGAATACCTGCAAGTCAACCCAAGCGATAAACTCTCCGGCATCACGACCCGCTACAACAAGGGCTACGACATGCTGGAAGATATTACCGCTGCCGCTAAACAGGCGAAAGAAAAACTATCGGCCAAGTCGGTTGAAGCGGGCAAATATGACCTGGTCCTTGATCCCTCGCACCTGTGGCTGACGATTCACGAATCGGTGGGTCACCCGCTTGAACTCGACCGCGTGCTGGGCTACGAAGCTAACTACGCGGGTACGTCGTTTGTGACCCTCGACAAGTGGAAAACCAAGTCATTCAACTACGGCAGTAAAGAAGTGAATCTGGTTGCCGACAAAACGCAGGTGGGTTCACTGGGCGCGGTTGGCTGGGATGATGAAGGCGTGAAAACCAAGAAATGGGATCTCGTGAAAGATGGTATTCTGGTGAACTACCAGGCCATTCGGGATCAGGTGCACATTCTGGGCGAAAAGGAATCGCAGGGATGCTGCTACGCCGACAACTGGAGTTCGGTACAGTTTCAGCGGATGGCTAACGTCTCGCTGGAAGCGGGCAAAACACCGTTGTCGGTTGCAAACATGATCAAAGATGTCAAGAAAGGCGTGTACATCATCGGTGACGGCTCGTTCTCGATCGACCAGCAACGGTACAACTTCCAGTTCGGCGGGCAATTGTTCTACGAGATCAAGAATGGTGAGATTGTCGGTATGCTCAAAGACGTATCGTATCAGGCCAATACGAAAGAGTTCTGGAACTCCTGTGCGGCTGTCTGCGACGAGAGCGATTACCGGCTGGGTGGTGCGTTCAACGACGGAAAAGGACAGCCATCGCAGTCGAGCGCAGTTTCGCACGGCAGCGCAACGGCCCGCTTCAACGGTGTCAATGTGATCAACACTGCTCGTAAAATTGGGTAA
- a CDS encoding TldD/PmbA family protein, with translation MAILTKDEAKTIIDKVLGYSKADETSVSVNGGRTGNIRYARNSVSTSGETNNLSVAVTAVYGKRSGTATINELDDASLEKTVRRAEEIARLAPENPEYMTMLGPQKYLDTNTYAESTAKIDPNFRAQAAFDSIDPCRKKNLTAAGYMEDTTGFVAIGNSKGLFGYNRATSVDFSITVRTADGLGSGYANPDVNDVSKLNTKATTEIAMQKALASASARALEPGKYTVILEPTASVELLQNMMRSMDGRSADEGRSFLSKKGGGTRLGEKLFDERVTIITDPLNADLPLPAFGGGGGGRFGGGGGEGVPQEKMTWIENGVVKNMFFSRFWAQKKGVAPVPAPAGFILQGGTQSLADMIKSTDKGILVTRFWYIRAVDPQTQLYTGLTRDGTFYIENGQIKFPVKNFRFNESPVIMLNNVEALGKPVRAGGNLIPPMKIRDFTFTSLSDAV, from the coding sequence ATGGCCATTCTAACAAAAGACGAAGCCAAAACGATAATTGATAAGGTGTTGGGCTATTCCAAAGCCGATGAAACCAGTGTCAGCGTCAATGGCGGCAGAACGGGAAATATTCGGTATGCCCGGAATTCCGTTTCGACCAGTGGCGAAACCAATAACCTGTCGGTAGCGGTCACGGCGGTATACGGCAAACGGTCCGGTACGGCAACGATCAATGAACTGGACGATGCGTCGCTGGAAAAAACGGTTCGCCGGGCTGAAGAAATTGCCCGGTTAGCGCCCGAAAACCCGGAGTACATGACCATGCTGGGGCCGCAGAAATACCTGGACACGAACACCTACGCGGAGAGTACGGCCAAAATAGACCCCAACTTCCGGGCGCAGGCCGCTTTCGACAGCATCGACCCCTGCCGGAAGAAAAACCTGACGGCGGCTGGTTATATGGAAGATACGACCGGCTTCGTTGCTATCGGCAACAGCAAAGGCTTATTCGGCTATAACCGGGCAACCAGCGTCGATTTTTCCATTACCGTTCGTACGGCCGATGGACTGGGTTCGGGCTATGCCAATCCGGATGTCAATGACGTGAGCAAGCTCAACACGAAAGCAACCACCGAAATCGCCATGCAGAAAGCGCTGGCCTCGGCGAGTGCCCGCGCGCTGGAACCGGGTAAGTACACCGTGATTCTGGAACCCACGGCGTCGGTTGAGTTATTGCAGAACATGATGCGCAGCATGGATGGTCGGAGTGCCGACGAAGGCCGTAGCTTCCTGAGTAAAAAAGGGGGTGGCACGCGGTTGGGCGAAAAACTGTTCGATGAGCGCGTGACCATCATTACCGATCCCCTGAATGCAGACCTTCCGCTACCGGCGTTTGGCGGTGGCGGGGGTGGCCGTTTCGGTGGTGGCGGTGGCGAAGGCGTTCCCCAGGAAAAAATGACCTGGATCGAGAATGGCGTCGTCAAGAATATGTTTTTTTCGCGCTTCTGGGCCCAAAAGAAAGGCGTTGCACCCGTTCCGGCACCAGCTGGTTTCATTTTGCAGGGTGGTACGCAATCGTTGGCCGACATGATCAAGAGTACCGATAAAGGGATTCTGGTCACGCGCTTCTGGTACATCCGCGCCGTTGATCCGCAAACCCAGTTGTATACGGGCCTGACCCGCGACGGAACGTTCTATATCGAAAACGGCCAGATCAAGTTCCCCGTAAAGAATTTTCGCTTCAACGAAAGCCCGGTCATCATGCTCAATAACGTCGAAGCGTTGGGCAAACCGGTTCGGGCGGGGGGCAACCTGATTCCACCGATGAAGATTCGTGACTTTACCTTCACAAGCCTGTCGGACGCCGTATAG
- a CDS encoding TldD/PmbA family protein: protein MAILTKDEAKKIIDKVLSYSKADEMSANLSGGRLGNIRYARSAVSTSGESTNLSLAVTAVFGKRTGTATVNEFDDASLEKTVRRAEEVARLAPENPEYVPMLGPQTYLAVEPYAESTAKMNPDFRAQATFDSIDPCRKKNLSAAGYMEDSTRFTAIGNTKGLSAYNRETSVEFSVTVRTADGLGSGYATRDVTDVSKLNTKDATEIAIQKALASTTARALEPGKYTVILEPAALLANVDASLLAAMMGSLDARSAEEGRSFLSKKGGGTRLGEKLFDERVTIYSDPTNPEVPASPFGGGGGGGGQGRFNGGSDGRPQEKVTWIEKGVVKNLSYSRYWAEKKGVKAIPPPANFIMEGGTQSLADMIKSTEKGILVTRFWYIRPVDPQTLLYTGLTRDGTFYIENGQIKFPVKNFRFNESPIIMLNNIEALGKPVRMGGNLVPPLKIRDFTFTSLSDAV, encoded by the coding sequence ATGGCGATCTTAACCAAAGACGAAGCAAAAAAGATCATCGATAAAGTGCTCTCGTACTCGAAAGCCGACGAGATGAGCGCCAACCTGTCGGGCGGACGGCTGGGAAACATCCGGTACGCTCGTAGTGCGGTCTCGACCAGTGGCGAAAGCACGAACCTGTCGCTGGCGGTAACCGCTGTGTTCGGGAAACGCACCGGTACCGCGACGGTCAACGAGTTTGACGATGCGTCGCTGGAAAAAACGGTTCGGCGGGCCGAGGAAGTAGCCCGGCTGGCTCCCGAAAATCCGGAATATGTACCCATGCTGGGGCCGCAAACGTATCTGGCCGTGGAACCGTACGCGGAAAGCACCGCCAAAATGAATCCGGACTTCCGGGCGCAGGCCACCTTCGATAGTATCGATCCCTGCCGGAAAAAGAACCTGTCGGCGGCCGGTTACATGGAGGACTCGACCCGGTTTACGGCCATTGGTAATACTAAAGGTCTGTCAGCCTACAACCGGGAAACATCGGTCGAATTTTCGGTTACGGTGCGCACCGCCGATGGACTCGGCTCCGGCTATGCCACCCGTGACGTAACCGACGTGTCGAAGTTAAATACCAAAGACGCGACCGAAATCGCGATTCAGAAAGCACTGGCGTCGACTACGGCCCGTGCGCTGGAACCGGGTAAGTATACGGTCATTCTGGAACCAGCCGCGCTGTTAGCTAATGTGGATGCGTCGCTTCTGGCGGCCATGATGGGTTCGCTGGATGCTCGGAGTGCCGAAGAGGGTCGTAGTTTTCTGAGCAAAAAAGGCGGAGGTACGCGCCTGGGCGAAAAGCTGTTCGACGAGCGCGTCACCATTTACTCCGATCCAACCAACCCCGAAGTACCAGCATCACCGTTTGGTGGCGGAGGGGGCGGTGGCGGACAGGGCCGGTTCAACGGCGGTAGCGACGGTCGTCCGCAGGAGAAAGTGACCTGGATCGAGAAAGGAGTGGTCAAAAACTTGTCGTACTCGCGCTACTGGGCCGAGAAAAAAGGCGTGAAGGCCATTCCACCTCCGGCCAACTTCATCATGGAAGGTGGTACGCAATCGCTGGCCGACATGATCAAGAGTACGGAGAAAGGGATCCTGGTCACGCGTTTCTGGTACATCCGCCCCGTCGATCCGCAAACGCTGTTATATACAGGCCTGACCCGCGACGGAACGTTCTATATAGAAAACGGTCAGATAAAATTCCCCGTCAAGAATTTTCGTTTTAATGAAAGCCCGATCATCATGCTTAACAACATTGAAGCGTTGGGCAAACCCGTTCGCATGGGTGGGAATCTGGTGCCGCCGTTAAAAATCCGGGACTTCACCTTTACGAGCCTGTCGGACGCCGTCTAG